In one Hymenobacter sp. DG25B genomic region, the following are encoded:
- a CDS encoding arginase: MRRIKLLEVRSELGAGTRGASLGVDALKVACLNKGSDYFRRFNSVAIPDLNHVLFDKNHFPKAKHIDSIYTVQKGIANTVEQTLRFGEFPLVLAGDHSSAAATIAGIKAAYPHKTLGVVWVDAHADIHSPYTTPSGNMHGMPLAISLGDDNLECQRNVIEPETEFFWKRLKDLGEPGPKITADHLVYVVVRDTEAEENAIIERLGIKNYKLDEVKAKGTRRIAREIYERLRFCDMVYISFDVDSLDSRFSKGTGTPVVDGLNVEEAISLCRALLENDRVVCFEMVEINPTLDSENTMATNAFDILEAATDAIQNRLRMEEVTSR; this comes from the coding sequence ATGCGACGCATAAAGCTTCTGGAAGTACGCTCCGAACTGGGAGCCGGTACCCGTGGCGCCAGCCTGGGGGTAGATGCCCTCAAAGTGGCCTGCCTCAACAAGGGGTCCGATTACTTTCGCCGGTTCAACTCCGTGGCCATCCCGGATCTGAACCACGTGCTCTTCGACAAAAACCACTTTCCGAAGGCTAAGCACATCGATTCTATTTATACCGTGCAAAAAGGCATTGCCAACACGGTGGAGCAAACCCTGCGCTTCGGGGAATTCCCGCTGGTGCTGGCCGGCGACCATAGCAGCGCCGCCGCCACTATTGCGGGCATTAAAGCGGCTTATCCGCACAAAACGCTGGGCGTAGTCTGGGTTGATGCCCACGCCGATATTCACTCCCCCTACACCACGCCTTCCGGCAACATGCATGGCATGCCGCTGGCCATTAGCCTGGGCGACGACAACCTGGAGTGCCAGCGCAATGTCATTGAGCCGGAAACCGAGTTCTTCTGGAAGCGCCTCAAAGATCTGGGCGAGCCCGGCCCCAAAATCACTGCCGACCACCTGGTGTACGTGGTGGTGCGCGATACGGAGGCTGAGGAAAACGCCATTATTGAGCGCTTGGGCATCAAAAACTATAAGCTGGACGAGGTAAAAGCTAAAGGCACCCGTCGTATAGCCCGCGAAATCTATGAGCGGCTGCGCTTCTGCGACATGGTGTACATCAGTTTTGATGTAGACTCCCTGGATTCACGCTTCAGTAAAGGCACCGGCACGCCCGTAGTAGATGGCCTGAACGTGGAAGAAGCCATTAGCCTGTGCCGCGCCCTGCTGGAAAATGACCGGGTGGTGTGCTTTGAAATGGTGGAAATCAACCCTACCCTGGACTCCGAAAACACCATGGCCACCAATGCCTTCGATATTCTGGAAGCCGCTACCGATGCTATCCAGAATCGCCTCCGCATGGAGGAAGTGACGAGCCGCTAA